The following are encoded together in the Streptomyces asoensis genome:
- a CDS encoding M28 family metallopeptidase, with product MKLPVSGRATATAVLAAATLLTTGSIAGAAPAPESATIAAAPDIPVANVKAHLTQLQSIATANGGNRAHGRTGYKASLDYVKAKLDAAGYTTTVQQFTSSGRTGYNLVADWPGGDTNKVLMAGSHLDSVTAGAGINDNGSGSAAVLETALAVARAGFHPTKHLRFGWWGAEELGMVGSRYYVNNLSSANRARITGYLNFDMIGSPNPGYFVYDDDPTIEKTFKDYFAGVGIPTEIETEGDGRSDHAPFKSAGVPVGGLFSGADYIKTAAQAAKWGGTSGRAFDRCYHSSCDTTANIDDTALDRNADAVAYAVWALSS from the coding sequence ATGAAGCTCCCCGTTTCCGGGCGCGCGACGGCCACCGCCGTCCTCGCGGCCGCCACCCTGCTCACCACCGGGTCCATAGCCGGGGCGGCGCCCGCCCCCGAGTCCGCGACGATCGCCGCCGCTCCCGACATCCCGGTGGCCAACGTCAAGGCGCACCTGACCCAGCTCCAGTCCATCGCCACCGCCAACGGCGGCAACCGGGCGCACGGCCGGACCGGCTACAAGGCGTCGCTCGACTACGTGAAGGCCAAGCTGGACGCCGCCGGCTACACCACCACCGTCCAGCAGTTCACGTCGTCCGGCCGCACCGGCTACAACCTCGTCGCCGACTGGCCCGGCGGGGACACCAACAAGGTCCTCATGGCCGGCTCCCACCTGGACTCCGTGACGGCCGGGGCCGGGATCAACGACAACGGCTCCGGCTCCGCGGCCGTCCTGGAGACGGCACTCGCCGTGGCCAGAGCCGGCTTCCACCCCACCAAGCACCTGCGGTTCGGCTGGTGGGGCGCTGAGGAACTCGGCATGGTCGGCTCCCGGTACTACGTCAACAACCTCTCCTCGGCCAACCGGGCCCGCATCACCGGCTACCTCAACTTCGACATGATCGGCTCGCCGAACCCCGGCTACTTCGTCTACGACGACGATCCGACCATCGAGAAGACCTTCAAGGACTACTTCGCCGGCGTCGGCATTCCCACGGAGATCGAGACCGAGGGCGACGGCCGGTCCGACCACGCCCCGTTCAAGAGCGCGGGAGTGCCGGTGGGCGGCCTGTTCAGCGGCGCCGACTACATCAAGACGGCGGCGCAGGCGGCCAAGTGGGGCGGCACGTCAGGACGGGCGTTCGACCGCTGCTACCACTCGTCCTGCGACACCACGGCGAACATCGACGACACTGCCCTGGACCGCAACGCGGACGCCGTCGCGTACGCCGTCTGGGCCCTGTCCTCCTGA
- a CDS encoding VOC family protein, whose amino-acid sequence MTETSGVPEARPAPVHWKLVVDCADPHAQADFWAGALHYEVEDNSALVERLLELGALPGAATVEFHGRPAFRDLIAVRHPDDPYDPDSGTGLGRRLLFQRVPEAKTVKNRLHLDLHPGAELRAAEVGRLTALGASVLREVREPSGQWVVMTDPEGNEFCVH is encoded by the coding sequence ATGACCGAGACATCAGGAGTACCCGAGGCACGGCCCGCGCCCGTCCACTGGAAGCTCGTGGTCGACTGCGCCGACCCCCATGCCCAGGCCGATTTCTGGGCCGGCGCGCTGCACTACGAGGTCGAGGACAACAGCGCGCTCGTCGAGCGGCTGCTGGAACTCGGCGCACTGCCGGGGGCGGCGACGGTGGAGTTCCACGGCCGCCCGGCGTTCCGCGATCTGATCGCCGTACGCCACCCCGACGACCCGTACGACCCCGACAGCGGGACCGGGCTGGGACGGCGGCTGCTGTTCCAGCGGGTGCCGGAGGCGAAGACGGTCAAGAACCGGCTCCATCTCGACCTGCACCCCGGGGCGGAACTGCGCGCCGCCGAGGTCGGGCGGCTGACGGCGCTCGGGGCGAGCGTGCTGCGGGAGGTGCGGGAGCCGTCCGGGCAGTGGGTGGTCATGACGGACCCGGAGGGCAACGAGTTCTGCGTGCACTGA
- a CDS encoding tetratricopeptide repeat protein, with the protein MSRLSREKKREQKHADRTAGVVAPLDVHVRTGGTATMGGVPVVAADGEEIQRAVLSHLHRIALATGHPVCATVHDERIGYVVALRVDPDGSSHFTGEPSRLPAAASAPREETAQTAPVAAPAPQGPADPAPAAPAPPAGLPAPAAGPAPSDAPAPAFADAPAFPEAPAFTHVSEFEDVSAFTDVSEFADGPAFVDAPDFVDDESPVRVERDEATHLLRQVPDPAAGDSAPTFRMRALSDPDADRAPRPASHGEGTLPPGTVIAPTGVFGPPPSMDERPAPDNTTGTSVPTPPRATASAPSPIPAPVPLPLPVPAPAPVSGTGTGPALMPLLPEGLVPDAAFEPDPGTKPAPARGFDAIAEAVLGDDPRTLHGDGSGPALLAEPNARINEAVRSGRTEDAAALAERTVVEASATLGPEHPEVLRLRELTAYIAYLAGDPLRAFHVSLDLTRIHRRAGDAEAAYGNVQSAASAWRAVRDPFQGLNLGTELLALWTELTTEEGPAADDVEELESARARMLRLAARARKAGG; encoded by the coding sequence ATGTCTCGACTCAGCCGCGAGAAGAAGCGGGAACAGAAGCACGCCGACCGTACGGCCGGCGTGGTGGCACCGCTCGACGTCCACGTCCGCACGGGCGGGACCGCGACGATGGGCGGCGTACCCGTCGTGGCGGCCGACGGCGAGGAGATCCAGCGCGCCGTTCTGAGCCACCTGCACCGCATCGCCCTCGCCACCGGGCATCCGGTGTGCGCCACGGTCCACGACGAGCGCATCGGCTACGTCGTCGCCCTGCGCGTGGACCCGGACGGCTCCAGCCACTTCACGGGGGAACCCTCGCGGCTGCCCGCGGCGGCATCGGCGCCCCGTGAGGAGACGGCACAGACGGCACCGGTCGCGGCCCCGGCCCCGCAGGGCCCGGCCGATCCCGCCCCCGCCGCTCCCGCACCCCCCGCGGGCCTTCCCGCGCCTGCCGCCGGTCCGGCGCCGTCCGACGCGCCCGCGCCCGCGTTCGCCGACGCGCCCGCGTTCCCGGAGGCGCCCGCCTTCACGCACGTCTCGGAGTTCGAGGACGTCTCGGCGTTCACGGACGTCTCGGAGTTCGCCGACGGGCCCGCGTTCGTGGACGCGCCGGATTTCGTCGACGACGAGTCACCCGTTCGGGTGGAGCGCGACGAGGCCACGCATCTCCTGCGCCAGGTGCCGGACCCGGCGGCGGGGGACTCGGCCCCGACCTTCCGGATGCGCGCGCTGTCCGACCCGGATGCGGACCGGGCACCGCGGCCGGCCTCCCACGGGGAAGGCACCCTGCCTCCGGGGACGGTCATCGCGCCCACGGGCGTCTTCGGCCCGCCCCCGTCGATGGACGAGCGGCCGGCCCCGGACAACACCACCGGCACCTCCGTCCCCACGCCACCCAGGGCCACCGCTTCCGCCCCGAGCCCGATCCCCGCCCCCGTCCCGCTTCCGCTCCCGGTTCCCGCGCCCGCCCCGGTGAGCGGTACCGGCACCGGTCCCGCGCTCATGCCCCTGCTCCCCGAGGGCCTCGTCCCCGACGCGGCCTTCGAACCCGACCCGGGTACCAAGCCCGCGCCCGCCCGCGGCTTCGACGCCATCGCCGAGGCGGTGCTCGGGGACGACCCCCGCACCCTGCACGGCGACGGGAGCGGCCCGGCCCTCCTCGCGGAACCGAACGCGCGGATCAACGAGGCCGTGCGCTCGGGCCGTACGGAAGACGCGGCCGCGCTCGCGGAGCGGACCGTGGTGGAGGCGTCCGCGACACTGGGCCCCGAACACCCCGAGGTGCTCCGGCTGCGCGAACTCACGGCGTACATCGCCTATCTGGCGGGCGATCCGCTGCGCGCCTTCCACGTCTCCCTCGACCTGACCCGGATCCACCGCCGGGCCGGGGACGCGGAGGCCGCGTACGGCAACGTCCAGAGCGCGGCCTCGGCCTGGCGTGCCGTACGCGACCCCTTCCAGGGCCTGAACCTGGGGACCGAACTCCTCGCCCTGTGGACGGAACTCACCACCGAGGAGGGTCCGGCCGCCGACGACGTCGAAGAGCTGGAGTCGGCCCGCGCGCGCATGCTCCGGCTGGCCGCCCGCGCCCGTAAGGCGGGCGGGTAG
- the rarD gene encoding EamA family transporter RarD yields the protein MAGTSKGEGRIGLLNGLAAYGMWGLVPLFWPLLKPAGATEILAHRMVWSLVFVAAALLVVRRWAWAGELLRQPRRLGLVVIAAAVITVNWGVYIWAVNSGHVVEASLGYFINPLVTIAMGVLILKERLRPTQWAAVGVGVAAVLVLAIGYGRPPWISLVLAFSFATYGLVKKKVDLGGVESLAAETAVQFLPALAYLLWLGAHGDLTFATGGPGHAALLASTGIVTAIPLVCFGAAAIRVPLSTLGLLQYLAPVFQFLLGVVYFHEAMPAERWAGFALVWLALVLLTWDALRTSRRSARALGPRAARSAGPVEPTGGTEGTGVPEPVGAAAAAVPGGACDLPGIADMPGAPVAEAGTAPLPKP from the coding sequence GTGGCCGGGACATCCAAGGGTGAGGGCCGCATAGGCCTGCTGAACGGTCTCGCGGCCTACGGGATGTGGGGGCTCGTCCCCCTCTTCTGGCCGCTGCTCAAGCCGGCCGGAGCGACCGAGATCCTGGCCCACCGCATGGTGTGGTCCCTCGTCTTCGTGGCCGCCGCGCTGCTCGTCGTACGACGCTGGGCCTGGGCCGGCGAGCTGCTGCGCCAGCCGCGCCGGCTGGGACTCGTCGTGATCGCCGCCGCCGTCATCACCGTGAACTGGGGCGTCTACATCTGGGCCGTGAACAGCGGCCACGTCGTCGAGGCGTCCCTCGGGTACTTCATCAACCCGCTGGTCACCATCGCGATGGGCGTGCTGATCCTCAAGGAACGGCTGCGGCCGACGCAGTGGGCGGCGGTCGGCGTCGGCGTCGCCGCGGTGCTCGTCCTGGCCATCGGGTACGGCCGTCCGCCGTGGATCTCCCTCGTCCTCGCCTTCTCGTTCGCCACCTACGGGCTGGTGAAGAAGAAGGTCGACCTCGGCGGGGTCGAGTCGCTGGCCGCCGAGACCGCCGTCCAGTTCCTGCCCGCGCTGGCCTACCTGCTGTGGCTGGGCGCGCACGGCGACCTCACCTTCGCGACCGGGGGCCCCGGACACGCGGCGCTGCTCGCCTCCACCGGCATCGTCACCGCGATTCCCCTGGTCTGCTTCGGCGCGGCGGCGATCCGCGTGCCGCTCTCCACGCTGGGGCTGCTCCAGTACCTGGCGCCCGTCTTCCAGTTCCTGCTCGGCGTCGTCTACTTCCACGAGGCCATGCCGGCCGAGCGCTGGGCCGGGTTCGCGCTGGTGTGGCTGGCGCTGGTGCTGCTCACCTGGGACGCGCTGCGCACCTCGCGCCGGTCGGCCCGCGCGCTCGGCCCCAGGGCCGCCCGGTCCGCCGGGCCCGTGGAGCCCACCGGCGGGACCGAGGGGACCGGGGTCCCGGAGCCCGTGGGCGCCGCGGCGGCCGCCGTGCCCGGCGGCGCCTGCGACCTGCCCGGCATCGCCGACATGCCCGGCGCCCCGGTCGCGGAGGCGGGCACCGCTCCCCTCCCGAAGCCGTAG